In one window of Clavelina lepadiformis chromosome 4, kaClaLepa1.1, whole genome shotgun sequence DNA:
- the LOC143451769 gene encoding calcium homeostasis modulator protein 6-like isoform X2 produces MEACNSTDITGCVLNLNRVYGWLYLLAPAGILFVFGVTANLQVWKRLTGYCSDKDICQGSCSWCFWKVVGFAFIAPCVWVSVGLLQGEYYACATTSLPYVLKDDETCDSVTTLKGTQQYNDNLSYSQTVGWCLILVLAVATWAAYAISRCCHPMTYYKAKYNALYRQLEEDALHEAASEKFKETTKNNAKEFLDADRDDKKWTKALKILSSEKDVTKHDLKSCLSKNHQSYPDERQSPPSNEAGSSSAKYQQHGM; encoded by the exons ATGGAAGCTTGCAATTCCACCGACATCACGGGCTGTGTTCTCAATCTAAACCGAGTTTACGGTTGGCTTTATCTTCTAGCTCCGGCCGGAATTCTTTTTGTGTTTGGAGTTACTGCTAATTTACAAGTCTGGAAACGTCTCACTGGTTACTGTTCAGACAAAGATATTTGCCAGGGTTCATGTTCCTGGTGCTTTTGGAAAGTTGTGGGATTCGCATTCATTGCTCCGTGTGTTTGGGTGTCAGTTGGTCTCCTCCAAGGCGAGTACTACGCATGCGCAACAACATCATTGCCCTATGTGTTGAAGGATGACGAAACTTGTGACAGC GTAACTACTCTGAAAGGTACACAGCAATACAACGACAATTTGAGTTATTCTCAAACAGTAGGATGGTGCCTGATATTGGTCCTGGCCGTGGCAACTTGGGCTGCGTATGCTATTTCTCGTTGCTGCCATCCGATGACTTATTACAAAGCGAAGTACAATGCACTCTATCGACAACTGGAAGAAGATGCTTTACATGAAGCAGCTTCTGAAAAA tttaaagaaacaaccaaaaacaatgcaaaagaaTTTTTGGATGCTGATAGAGATGACAAGAAATGGACAAAAGCTTTGAAAATACTCTCGTCAGAGAAAGATGTTACGAAACACGACCTGAAATCTTGCCTCTCTAAAAATCACCAGTCCTATCCAGATGAACGCCAGTCTCCACCATCAAACGAGGCTGGTTCATCTTCAGCGAAATATCAACAACACGGAATGTAG
- the LOC143452462 gene encoding uncharacterized protein LOC143452462 has translation MPLTENETIQLVTLLAKQENLQVNVGHPVSKGKIFRNITVLGGILVGPLGIIGVREAGLVIAAAVCEEAEALPTVINALPPSKQLELVNQMCNITSELHAKDAPSALALVNRNGSFKIKIIATLVEYFQNLKGMKLDMQDICEVRNIPLAVNDAILLIILLAEQERLQVTVRRSVSFKTGCVTVLGGALFGSLGMITAAGHKLLITAGSNEDIEPLPKIIRALPESNKLDLADHVRNILSQLDEKDALTVLALINRNGSLKMKLVELLLEFFKNHEGLEVNTQEC, from the exons ATGCCATTAACGGAAAACGAGACAATTCAGCTTGTCACCCTGTTAGCAAAACAGGAAAACTTGCAAGTGAACGTGGGACATCCCGTCagcaaaggaaaaatatttcGTAATATTACGGTTTTAGGCGGTATACTTGTGGGGCCTTTGGGAATAATTGGCG TTAGGGAAGCTGGGCTAGTGATAGCTGCAGCCGTTTGCGAAGAAGCCGAAGCTTTGCCAACAGTTATCAACGCTCTACCACCAAGCAAGCAGCTGGAGTTGGTGAACCAGATGTGCAACATCACCTCAGAGCTGCATGCAAAGGACGCTCCATCCGCGTTAGCTCTCGTGAATAGAAATGGCTCCTTCAAAATAAAGATAATCGCAACGCTGgttgaatatttccaaaatCTTAAAGGGATGAAACTTGATATGCAGGATATATGTGAAGTACGAAATATTCCGTTAGCTGTAAATGACGCAATTCTACTTATCATTCTCTTAGCTGAACAGGAAAGGTTGCAAGTGACCGTACGGCGTTCTGTCAGCTTTAAGACTGGTTGTGTTACAGTCCTCGGCGGTGCTCTTTTTGGATCCCTAGGAATGATTACCG CTGCCGGGCACAAACTACTGATAACTGCTGGTTCCAACGAAGATATCGAACCGTTGCCAAAAATTATCAGGGCCCTACCAGAAAGCAACAAGCTGGATTTGGCCGATCATGTGCGCAACATCCTTTCACAATTAGATGAAAAAGACGCCCTCACTGTGTTGGCTCTCATCAATAGGAATGGATCGTTGAAGATGAAGTTAGTTGAACTGCTgcttgaattttttaaaaaccatGAAGGTCTTGAGGTTAATACTCAAGAATGTTGA
- the LOC143451769 gene encoding calcium homeostasis modulator protein 6-like isoform X1 encodes MTTIKDVLQGLIESVVDHKATLRNIIVMLLTVSVNEIITVTTFQCPCVTEKQDMEACNSTDITGCVLNLNRVYGWLYLLAPAGILFVFGVTANLQVWKRLTGYCSDKDICQGSCSWCFWKVVGFAFIAPCVWVSVGLLQGEYYACATTSLPYVLKDDETCDSVTTLKGTQQYNDNLSYSQTVGWCLILVLAVATWAAYAISRCCHPMTYYKAKYNALYRQLEEDALHEAASEKFKETTKNNAKEFLDADRDDKKWTKALKILSSEKDVTKHDLKSCLSKNHQSYPDERQSPPSNEAGSSSAKYQQHGM; translated from the exons ATGACAACCATTAAAGATGTTTTACAAGGGCTCATCGAAAGCGTAGTTGACCACAAAGCAACATTGCGAAACATAATCGTCATGCTATTAACCGTTTCCGTTAACGAAATCATTACAGTAACAACTTTCCAATGCCCTTGTGTCACAGAGAAACAAGATATGGAAGCTTGCAATTCCACCGACATCACGGGCTGTGTTCTCAATCTAAACCGAGTTTACGGTTGGCTTTATCTTCTAGCTCCGGCCGGAATTCTTTTTGTGTTTGGAGTTACTGCTAATTTACAAGTCTGGAAACGTCTCACTGGTTACTGTTCAGACAAAGATATTTGCCAGGGTTCATGTTCCTGGTGCTTTTGGAAAGTTGTGGGATTCGCATTCATTGCTCCGTGTGTTTGGGTGTCAGTTGGTCTCCTCCAAGGCGAGTACTACGCATGCGCAACAACATCATTGCCCTATGTGTTGAAGGATGACGAAACTTGTGACAGC GTAACTACTCTGAAAGGTACACAGCAATACAACGACAATTTGAGTTATTCTCAAACAGTAGGATGGTGCCTGATATTGGTCCTGGCCGTGGCAACTTGGGCTGCGTATGCTATTTCTCGTTGCTGCCATCCGATGACTTATTACAAAGCGAAGTACAATGCACTCTATCGACAACTGGAAGAAGATGCTTTACATGAAGCAGCTTCTGAAAAA tttaaagaaacaaccaaaaacaatgcaaaagaaTTTTTGGATGCTGATAGAGATGACAAGAAATGGACAAAAGCTTTGAAAATACTCTCGTCAGAGAAAGATGTTACGAAACACGACCTGAAATCTTGCCTCTCTAAAAATCACCAGTCCTATCCAGATGAACGCCAGTCTCCACCATCAAACGAGGCTGGTTCATCTTCAGCGAAATATCAACAACACGGAATGTAG